One part of the Pseudopipra pipra isolate bDixPip1 chromosome 3, bDixPip1.hap1, whole genome shotgun sequence genome encodes these proteins:
- the STON1 gene encoding stonin-1 isoform X3 produces the protein MCSTNPANWVTFDDEPLFQSPQKSVETQSSCKANGLKLNLSSLHESSSRSSSTGSTPLSSPVVDFYLSPGPPSNSPLTTPTREYPGNPCIPKSGIHMLYPIPEWPSNVNLLPSPGICSSLASQKPSSLPLNTSPNDHPVKTSVSKSADKGSPNSPGSCEELAPGRFPYIQSDCAFSSPFWKEGCSLSMSPANVSMHKKDRVLDRSIYHPKDKETCHDQKSLNQGSFSYICERLEHLQVDSCDTVENPPVSSTHAWHKLSPTIPHSLFRSRKADGWPFMLRIPEKKNMMSSRQWGPIYLSVLPGGVLQMYYEKGLEKPFKEFQLQPQCKLSEPKLESYNVSGKIHTVKIECVSYTEKRRYHPKVEVIHEPEAEQMLKLGTTDYNDFTDFLVTVEEELMKLPTLSRQKRNYEEQEMTLEIVDNFWGKVTKAEGKLVESAVITHIYCLCFVNGGADCFLTLNDLELQKRDERYFDKEEEKKWIDILDCHFHNCVKAQEFEQSRIIKFTPPDACRLELMRFRTRYNGQDLPFSVKAAVVVQGAYIELQAFINMSSTAPIPTCLPSVKYCENVMIRFPVPTQWIKALWTMNLQRQKSLKAKMNRRACLGALHEVESDPVIQVSVGTAKYESAYRAVVWKIDRLPDKNSSYHLRKRKHPRTHCIPTSRPPHGCGSAGI, from the exons ATGTGTTCCACAAATCCAGCAAATTGGGTCACCTTTGATGATGAGCCGCTCTTCCAGTCACCTCAGAAATCAGTTGAAACTCAGAGTAGCTGTAAAGCAAATGGCCTTAAACTCAATCTGTCTAGTCTGCATGAGTCTTCAAGTAGGTCATCTTCTACAGGCAGCACTCCACTCTCATCTCCTGTAGTTGATTTCTACCTAAGTCCTGGACCTCCCAGCAACTCTCCACTTACTACGCCTACCAGAGAGTACCCAGGAAACCCGTGTATCCCAAAGTCTGGGATTCACATGCTTTATCCCATCCCTGAATGGCCTTCAAACGTTAACCTTCTTCCATCACCCGGGATTTGCTCATCCCTAGCCTCACAGAAACCGAGTAGCCTTCCTTTGAACACCTCACCTAATGACCATCCAGTTAAGACTTCAGTCTCCAAATCAGCAGACAAAGGAAGCCCTAACTCACCAGGAAGCTGTGAGGAGTTAGCTCCAGGGCGCTTCCCATACATCCAGAGCGACTGTGCTTTTTCCAGTCCTTTTTGGAAGGAAGGGTGCTCGCTCAGCATGTCACCAGCTAATGTTAGCATGCACAAGAAGGACAGAGTACTCGACAGGAGCATCTATCATCCTAAAGACAAAGAAACTTGTCATGATCAGAAAAGCCTTAACCAGGGCTCCTTCAGTTACATCTGTGAGAGGCTGGAACACCTGCAGGTTGATAGCTGTGACACCGTGGAAAACCCACCCGTCTCGAGCACTCACGCATGGCACAAGCTCTCCCCCACTATCCCACACAGCCTCTTCAGGAGCCGGAAAGCAGATGGGTGGCCATTCATGCTGAGGATTCCTGAAAAGAAGAACATGATGTCGTCTCGGCAGTGGGGCCCTATTTACCTGAGCGTCCTACCCGGAGGTGTGTTGCAGATGTATTATGAAAAAGGCCTGGAGAAACCTTTCAAGGaattccagctgcagccacaaTGTAAGCTATCCGAACCCAAATTAGAGAGCTACAATGTCTCGGGAAAAATCCATACCGTGAAGATTGAGTGTGTGTCAtacacagagaaaaggaggtATCATCCCAAAGTAGAAGTGATCCATGAGCCAGAGGCTGAGCAGATGTTAAAACTGGGCACCACAGATTATAATGACTTCACTGATTTCCTCGTAACGGTTGAGGAAGAGCTTATGAAACTTCCTACTCTTTCTAGACAAAAGAGGAATTATGAAGAGCAAGAAATGACTCTGGAAATAGTGGATAACTTCTGGGGGAAAGTCActaaggcagaaggaaaactcGTAGAAAGTGCTGTCATCACACACATTTACTGCCTCTGTTTTGTGAACGGAGGTGCTGACTGTTTTCTAACCCTGAATGACCTGGAGCTCCAGAAGAGGGACGAGCGTTACTTCgacaaggaggaggagaagaagtgGATCGATATTCTCGATTGCCATTTCCATAACTGTGTCAAAGCGCAGGAATTCGAGCAGTCACGGATTATTAAGTTTACACCTCCGGATGCCTGTAGGCTGGAACTGATGCGTTTCAGGACACGGTATAATGGGCAAGACCTTCCCTTTTCCGTGAAGGCTGCAGTAGTGGTTCAGGGGGCGTACATTGAACTTCAGGCTTTTATAAATATGTCTTCAACTGCTCCGATCCCAACGTGTTTACCCTCTGTGAAATACTGTGAAAACGTTATGATACGCTTTCCTGTTCCCACACAGTGGATCAAAGCACTTTGGACCATGAACCTCCAAAGGCAGAAGTCCCTAAAAGCAAAAATGAATAGGAGAGCATGCCTTGGCGCTTTGCACGAGGTTGAATCCGATCCTGTAATACAAGTCTCAGTTGGAACAGCAAAATACGAGAGTGCCTACAGGGCTGTGGTGTGGAAGATTGACAGGCTTCCAGATAAAAATTCAA GTTACCACCTAAGGAAAAGGAAGCATCCCAGAACTCACTGCATCCCAACATCAAGACCACCTCATGGGTGTGGGTCAGCTGGAATATAA
- the GTF2A1L gene encoding TFIIA-alpha and beta-like factor isoform X1 has product MDHGSPVSMLYKSIIEDVIEGVRELFAEEGVEEQVLKDLKQLWETKVTESKATEGFFRHGHCSPQFTLQLPRNFHSVLQASAASFVIPAGRGFQHFTAAELGPSQAGTTLALPSAVAYPIHLPAVTLQTAPGQLYKVNVPVMVTQASADSSILHPPVQQIIHPLGQPSVLQASVAGVAQMNAPSFQAAGETLQPQEAVVQQTMVFKPNIVEKKPLENSASLVQQPPVSQQELATNAVLNRCADSTENSQHDNLHTAVFTPESSVGLFLDESLANSSSSVLLDVEGQLDMEPPDLVQQQVSDDIIDLIISSESLDDNAFLKGQGSIASSDEREYNFQSEKDTCSAIEGIIQLDGTGDVSSKEEIAHAKDKEENEFIGIVESEDLKVLDDEEDYDEECDSTSNMESSCSGGDNEDLQIDIVEEDPLNSGDDVSEQDIPDLFDTDNVIVCQYDKIHRTKNKWKFFLKDGVMSFEGKDHVFAKAIGDAEW; this is encoded by the exons ATGGATCACGGCAGCCCCGTG tctATGCTATACAAGTCCATTATCGAAGATGTGATTGAAGGTGTGCGGGAACTTTTTGCAGAAGAGGGGGTAGAGGAACAGGTTCTGAAAGACTTGAAGCAG CTTTGGGAAACCAAGGTGACAGAGTCTAAAGCAACAGAAGGCTTCTTCAGGCATGGCCACTGTTCTCCACAGTTCACCCTGCAGCTGCCACGCAATTTTCACAGTGTTCTGCAGGCTTCAGCAG cTTCTTTTGTCATCCCAGCTGGCAGAGGCTTTCAAcatttcacagctgcagaactG GGGCCCTCACAAGCAGGGACAACTCTTGCCCTCCCTTCGGCTGTTGCTTATCCCATACACCTGCCAGCTGTGACACTACAGACAGCCCCAG GGCAACTTTATAAAGTAAATGTGCCTGTTATGGTTACACAGGCCTCAGCAGATAGCAGCATTCTACACCCTCCtgtgcagcagataattcatCCCCTTGGGCAACCTTCAGTTCTGcaagccagtgttgccggtgttGCACAGATGAATGCACCTTCTTTCCAGGCAGCTGGTGAAACATTGCAACCCCAGGAGGCTGTTGTCCAACAGACTATGGTATTTAAACCAAacattgtggaaaaaaaacccctggagAACTCTGCTTCATTGGTCCAGCAGCCTCCTGTGAGTCAGCAGGAACTTGCAACTAATGCAGTGTTGAATCGGTGTGCAGACTCCACAGAAAACTCCCAGCATGACAATCTTCACACAGCTGTGTTTACTCCAGAATCCTCTGTAGGGCTTTTTCTCGATGAGTCCTTGGCAAACAGCTCGAGCAGTGTACTGCTGGATGTGGAGGGGCAGTTGGACATGGAGCCTCCGGACCTGGTGCAGCAGCAAGTGTCTGATGATATCATCGACCTGATTATCTCGAGTGAAAGTTTGGATGACAATGCATTCCTGAAAGGTCAGGGCAGCATTGCTTCCTCTGACGAG AGAGAATATAACTTCCAATCGGAGAAGGATACCTGCAGTGCCATTGAAGGCATAATCCAACTGGATGGTACTGGTGATGTTTCTTCCAAGGAAGAAATAGCACATGCAAAAGATAAGGAAGAGAATGAATTCATTGGAATTGTTGAATCAGAGGATCTAAAAGTTCTGGATGATGAGGAAGACTACGATGAAGAATGTGACAGTACTTCAAATATGGAGTCTAGCTGCAGTGGTGGTGATAATGAAGACCTCCAAATAGATATAGTTGAGGAG GACCCCTTGAACTCTGGTGATGATGTCAGTGAACAGGACATTCCAGACTTATTTGACACCGACAACGTGATAGTTTGTCAGTACGACAAG ATACATCGAACTAAGAACAAATGGAAGTTCTTCTTAAAAGATGGAGTGATGTCCTTTGAGGGTAAAGACCATGTTTTTGCAAAAGCCATTGGAGATGCAGAGTGGTGA
- the STON1 gene encoding stonin-1 isoform X1: protein MCSTNPANWVTFDDEPLFQSPQKSVETQSSCKANGLKLNLSSLHESSSRSSSTGSTPLSSPVVDFYLSPGPPSNSPLTTPTREYPGNPCIPKSGIHMLYPIPEWPSNVNLLPSPGICSSLASQKPSSLPLNTSPNDHPVKTSVSKSADKGSPNSPGSCEELAPGRFPYIQSDCAFSSPFWKEGCSLSMSPANVSMHKKDRVLDRSIYHPKDKETCHDQKSLNQGSFSYICERLEHLQVDSCDTVENPPVSSTHAWHKLSPTIPHSLFRSRKADGWPFMLRIPEKKNMMSSRQWGPIYLSVLPGGVLQMYYEKGLEKPFKEFQLQPQCKLSEPKLESYNVSGKIHTVKIECVSYTEKRRYHPKVEVIHEPEAEQMLKLGTTDYNDFTDFLVTVEEELMKLPTLSRQKRNYEEQEMTLEIVDNFWGKVTKAEGKLVESAVITHIYCLCFVNGGADCFLTLNDLELQKRDERYFDKEEEKKWIDILDCHFHNCVKAQEFEQSRIIKFTPPDACRLELMRFRTRYNGQDLPFSVKAAVVVQGAYIELQAFINMSSTAPIPTCLPSVKYCENVMIRFPVPTQWIKALWTMNLQRQKSLKAKMNRRACLGALHEVESDPVIQVSVGTAKYESAYRAVVWKIDRLPDKNSRVIQFHRARCSFLQDACWATFWIAGLASGYVVSWNADYTVPTPTHLSFHRTTFSLLLAIRALQFVLQKDPVHAASLCYSNASVIQGLGSSSFMKEK, encoded by the exons ATGTGTTCCACAAATCCAGCAAATTGGGTCACCTTTGATGATGAGCCGCTCTTCCAGTCACCTCAGAAATCAGTTGAAACTCAGAGTAGCTGTAAAGCAAATGGCCTTAAACTCAATCTGTCTAGTCTGCATGAGTCTTCAAGTAGGTCATCTTCTACAGGCAGCACTCCACTCTCATCTCCTGTAGTTGATTTCTACCTAAGTCCTGGACCTCCCAGCAACTCTCCACTTACTACGCCTACCAGAGAGTACCCAGGAAACCCGTGTATCCCAAAGTCTGGGATTCACATGCTTTATCCCATCCCTGAATGGCCTTCAAACGTTAACCTTCTTCCATCACCCGGGATTTGCTCATCCCTAGCCTCACAGAAACCGAGTAGCCTTCCTTTGAACACCTCACCTAATGACCATCCAGTTAAGACTTCAGTCTCCAAATCAGCAGACAAAGGAAGCCCTAACTCACCAGGAAGCTGTGAGGAGTTAGCTCCAGGGCGCTTCCCATACATCCAGAGCGACTGTGCTTTTTCCAGTCCTTTTTGGAAGGAAGGGTGCTCGCTCAGCATGTCACCAGCTAATGTTAGCATGCACAAGAAGGACAGAGTACTCGACAGGAGCATCTATCATCCTAAAGACAAAGAAACTTGTCATGATCAGAAAAGCCTTAACCAGGGCTCCTTCAGTTACATCTGTGAGAGGCTGGAACACCTGCAGGTTGATAGCTGTGACACCGTGGAAAACCCACCCGTCTCGAGCACTCACGCATGGCACAAGCTCTCCCCCACTATCCCACACAGCCTCTTCAGGAGCCGGAAAGCAGATGGGTGGCCATTCATGCTGAGGATTCCTGAAAAGAAGAACATGATGTCGTCTCGGCAGTGGGGCCCTATTTACCTGAGCGTCCTACCCGGAGGTGTGTTGCAGATGTATTATGAAAAAGGCCTGGAGAAACCTTTCAAGGaattccagctgcagccacaaTGTAAGCTATCCGAACCCAAATTAGAGAGCTACAATGTCTCGGGAAAAATCCATACCGTGAAGATTGAGTGTGTGTCAtacacagagaaaaggaggtATCATCCCAAAGTAGAAGTGATCCATGAGCCAGAGGCTGAGCAGATGTTAAAACTGGGCACCACAGATTATAATGACTTCACTGATTTCCTCGTAACGGTTGAGGAAGAGCTTATGAAACTTCCTACTCTTTCTAGACAAAAGAGGAATTATGAAGAGCAAGAAATGACTCTGGAAATAGTGGATAACTTCTGGGGGAAAGTCActaaggcagaaggaaaactcGTAGAAAGTGCTGTCATCACACACATTTACTGCCTCTGTTTTGTGAACGGAGGTGCTGACTGTTTTCTAACCCTGAATGACCTGGAGCTCCAGAAGAGGGACGAGCGTTACTTCgacaaggaggaggagaagaagtgGATCGATATTCTCGATTGCCATTTCCATAACTGTGTCAAAGCGCAGGAATTCGAGCAGTCACGGATTATTAAGTTTACACCTCCGGATGCCTGTAGGCTGGAACTGATGCGTTTCAGGACACGGTATAATGGGCAAGACCTTCCCTTTTCCGTGAAGGCTGCAGTAGTGGTTCAGGGGGCGTACATTGAACTTCAGGCTTTTATAAATATGTCTTCAACTGCTCCGATCCCAACGTGTTTACCCTCTGTGAAATACTGTGAAAACGTTATGATACGCTTTCCTGTTCCCACACAGTGGATCAAAGCACTTTGGACCATGAACCTCCAAAGGCAGAAGTCCCTAAAAGCAAAAATGAATAGGAGAGCATGCCTTGGCGCTTTGCACGAGGTTGAATCCGATCCTGTAATACAAGTCTCAGTTGGAACAGCAAAATACGAGAGTGCCTACAGGGCTGTGGTGTGGAAGATTGACAGGCTTCCAGATAAAAATTCAA GAGTGATTCAGTTTCATCGTGCCAGGTGCTCGTTTCTCCAGGATGCCTGTTGGGCCACATTTTGGATAGCTGGGCTTGCATCTGGATATGTTGTCTCATGGAATGCAGATTACACTGTGCCTACTCCAACCCACTTGTCTTTCCACAGAACtaccttctctctccttctggCCATTAGAGCATTGCAGTTTGTTTTGCAAAAGGATCCTGTACATGCAGCCTCTCTTTGTTATTCTAACGCCAGTGTAATACAAGGCCTGGGAAGCAGTAGTTTCATGAAGGAGAAATGA
- the GTF2A1L gene encoding TFIIA-alpha and beta-like factor isoform X2, protein MLYKSIIEDVIEGVRELFAEEGVEEQVLKDLKQLWETKVTESKATEGFFRHGHCSPQFTLQLPRNFHSVLQASAASFVIPAGRGFQHFTAAELGPSQAGTTLALPSAVAYPIHLPAVTLQTAPGQLYKVNVPVMVTQASADSSILHPPVQQIIHPLGQPSVLQASVAGVAQMNAPSFQAAGETLQPQEAVVQQTMVFKPNIVEKKPLENSASLVQQPPVSQQELATNAVLNRCADSTENSQHDNLHTAVFTPESSVGLFLDESLANSSSSVLLDVEGQLDMEPPDLVQQQVSDDIIDLIISSESLDDNAFLKGQGSIASSDEREYNFQSEKDTCSAIEGIIQLDGTGDVSSKEEIAHAKDKEENEFIGIVESEDLKVLDDEEDYDEECDSTSNMESSCSGGDNEDLQIDIVEEDPLNSGDDVSEQDIPDLFDTDNVIVCQYDKIHRTKNKWKFFLKDGVMSFEGKDHVFAKAIGDAEW, encoded by the exons ATGCTATACAAGTCCATTATCGAAGATGTGATTGAAGGTGTGCGGGAACTTTTTGCAGAAGAGGGGGTAGAGGAACAGGTTCTGAAAGACTTGAAGCAG CTTTGGGAAACCAAGGTGACAGAGTCTAAAGCAACAGAAGGCTTCTTCAGGCATGGCCACTGTTCTCCACAGTTCACCCTGCAGCTGCCACGCAATTTTCACAGTGTTCTGCAGGCTTCAGCAG cTTCTTTTGTCATCCCAGCTGGCAGAGGCTTTCAAcatttcacagctgcagaactG GGGCCCTCACAAGCAGGGACAACTCTTGCCCTCCCTTCGGCTGTTGCTTATCCCATACACCTGCCAGCTGTGACACTACAGACAGCCCCAG GGCAACTTTATAAAGTAAATGTGCCTGTTATGGTTACACAGGCCTCAGCAGATAGCAGCATTCTACACCCTCCtgtgcagcagataattcatCCCCTTGGGCAACCTTCAGTTCTGcaagccagtgttgccggtgttGCACAGATGAATGCACCTTCTTTCCAGGCAGCTGGTGAAACATTGCAACCCCAGGAGGCTGTTGTCCAACAGACTATGGTATTTAAACCAAacattgtggaaaaaaaacccctggagAACTCTGCTTCATTGGTCCAGCAGCCTCCTGTGAGTCAGCAGGAACTTGCAACTAATGCAGTGTTGAATCGGTGTGCAGACTCCACAGAAAACTCCCAGCATGACAATCTTCACACAGCTGTGTTTACTCCAGAATCCTCTGTAGGGCTTTTTCTCGATGAGTCCTTGGCAAACAGCTCGAGCAGTGTACTGCTGGATGTGGAGGGGCAGTTGGACATGGAGCCTCCGGACCTGGTGCAGCAGCAAGTGTCTGATGATATCATCGACCTGATTATCTCGAGTGAAAGTTTGGATGACAATGCATTCCTGAAAGGTCAGGGCAGCATTGCTTCCTCTGACGAG AGAGAATATAACTTCCAATCGGAGAAGGATACCTGCAGTGCCATTGAAGGCATAATCCAACTGGATGGTACTGGTGATGTTTCTTCCAAGGAAGAAATAGCACATGCAAAAGATAAGGAAGAGAATGAATTCATTGGAATTGTTGAATCAGAGGATCTAAAAGTTCTGGATGATGAGGAAGACTACGATGAAGAATGTGACAGTACTTCAAATATGGAGTCTAGCTGCAGTGGTGGTGATAATGAAGACCTCCAAATAGATATAGTTGAGGAG GACCCCTTGAACTCTGGTGATGATGTCAGTGAACAGGACATTCCAGACTTATTTGACACCGACAACGTGATAGTTTGTCAGTACGACAAG ATACATCGAACTAAGAACAAATGGAAGTTCTTCTTAAAAGATGGAGTGATGTCCTTTGAGGGTAAAGACCATGTTTTTGCAAAAGCCATTGGAGATGCAGAGTGGTGA
- the STON1 gene encoding stonin-1 isoform X2 gives MCSTNPANWVTFDDEPLFQSPQKSVETQSSCKANGLKLNLSSLHESSSRSSSTGSTPLSSPVVDFYLSPGPPSNSPLTTPTREYPGNPCIPKSGIHMLYPIPEWPSNVNLLPSPGICSSLASQKPSSLPLNTSPNDHPVKTSVSKSADKGSPNSPGSCEELAPGRFPYIQSDCAFSSPFWKEGCSLSMSPANVSMHKKDRVLDRSIYHPKDKETCHDQKSLNQGSFSYICERLEHLQVDSCDTVENPPVSSTHAWHKLSPTIPHSLFRSRKADGWPFMLRIPEKKNMMSSRQWGPIYLSVLPGGVLQMYYEKGLEKPFKEFQLQPQCKLSEPKLESYNVSGKIHTVKIECVSYTEKRRYHPKVEVIHEPEAEQMLKLGTTDYNDFTDFLVTVEEELMKLPTLSRQKRNYEEQEMTLEIVDNFWGKVTKAEGKLVESAVITHIYCLCFVNGGADCFLTLNDLELQKRDERYFDKEEEKKWIDILDCHFHNCVKAQEFEQSRIIKFTPPDACRLELMRFRTRYNGQDLPFSVKAAVVVQGAYIELQAFINMSSTAPIPTCLPSVKYCENVMIRFPVPTQWIKALWTMNLQRQKSLKAKMNRRACLGALHEVESDPVIQVSVGTAKYESAYRAVVWKIDRLPDKNSNSDHPHSLSYKLELGSDQEIPSDWYPFATVQFVVHDTCASGTEVKSLGIESDLQPQKHVVQKAFYNCQVEIEKKWIRLDGEDPDKAGNCLMQ, from the exons ATGTGTTCCACAAATCCAGCAAATTGGGTCACCTTTGATGATGAGCCGCTCTTCCAGTCACCTCAGAAATCAGTTGAAACTCAGAGTAGCTGTAAAGCAAATGGCCTTAAACTCAATCTGTCTAGTCTGCATGAGTCTTCAAGTAGGTCATCTTCTACAGGCAGCACTCCACTCTCATCTCCTGTAGTTGATTTCTACCTAAGTCCTGGACCTCCCAGCAACTCTCCACTTACTACGCCTACCAGAGAGTACCCAGGAAACCCGTGTATCCCAAAGTCTGGGATTCACATGCTTTATCCCATCCCTGAATGGCCTTCAAACGTTAACCTTCTTCCATCACCCGGGATTTGCTCATCCCTAGCCTCACAGAAACCGAGTAGCCTTCCTTTGAACACCTCACCTAATGACCATCCAGTTAAGACTTCAGTCTCCAAATCAGCAGACAAAGGAAGCCCTAACTCACCAGGAAGCTGTGAGGAGTTAGCTCCAGGGCGCTTCCCATACATCCAGAGCGACTGTGCTTTTTCCAGTCCTTTTTGGAAGGAAGGGTGCTCGCTCAGCATGTCACCAGCTAATGTTAGCATGCACAAGAAGGACAGAGTACTCGACAGGAGCATCTATCATCCTAAAGACAAAGAAACTTGTCATGATCAGAAAAGCCTTAACCAGGGCTCCTTCAGTTACATCTGTGAGAGGCTGGAACACCTGCAGGTTGATAGCTGTGACACCGTGGAAAACCCACCCGTCTCGAGCACTCACGCATGGCACAAGCTCTCCCCCACTATCCCACACAGCCTCTTCAGGAGCCGGAAAGCAGATGGGTGGCCATTCATGCTGAGGATTCCTGAAAAGAAGAACATGATGTCGTCTCGGCAGTGGGGCCCTATTTACCTGAGCGTCCTACCCGGAGGTGTGTTGCAGATGTATTATGAAAAAGGCCTGGAGAAACCTTTCAAGGaattccagctgcagccacaaTGTAAGCTATCCGAACCCAAATTAGAGAGCTACAATGTCTCGGGAAAAATCCATACCGTGAAGATTGAGTGTGTGTCAtacacagagaaaaggaggtATCATCCCAAAGTAGAAGTGATCCATGAGCCAGAGGCTGAGCAGATGTTAAAACTGGGCACCACAGATTATAATGACTTCACTGATTTCCTCGTAACGGTTGAGGAAGAGCTTATGAAACTTCCTACTCTTTCTAGACAAAAGAGGAATTATGAAGAGCAAGAAATGACTCTGGAAATAGTGGATAACTTCTGGGGGAAAGTCActaaggcagaaggaaaactcGTAGAAAGTGCTGTCATCACACACATTTACTGCCTCTGTTTTGTGAACGGAGGTGCTGACTGTTTTCTAACCCTGAATGACCTGGAGCTCCAGAAGAGGGACGAGCGTTACTTCgacaaggaggaggagaagaagtgGATCGATATTCTCGATTGCCATTTCCATAACTGTGTCAAAGCGCAGGAATTCGAGCAGTCACGGATTATTAAGTTTACACCTCCGGATGCCTGTAGGCTGGAACTGATGCGTTTCAGGACACGGTATAATGGGCAAGACCTTCCCTTTTCCGTGAAGGCTGCAGTAGTGGTTCAGGGGGCGTACATTGAACTTCAGGCTTTTATAAATATGTCTTCAACTGCTCCGATCCCAACGTGTTTACCCTCTGTGAAATACTGTGAAAACGTTATGATACGCTTTCCTGTTCCCACACAGTGGATCAAAGCACTTTGGACCATGAACCTCCAAAGGCAGAAGTCCCTAAAAGCAAAAATGAATAGGAGAGCATGCCTTGGCGCTTTGCACGAGGTTGAATCCGATCCTGTAATACAAGTCTCAGTTGGAACAGCAAAATACGAGAGTGCCTACAGGGCTGTGGTGTGGAAGATTGACAGGCTTCCAGATAAAAATTCAA aTTCAGATCATCCACACAGCCTGTCTTATAAGTTGGAACTTGGATCAGACCAGGAAATACCATCTGACTGGTATCCATTTGCTACTGTCCAGTTTGTTGTTCATGATACCTGTGCCTCAGGAACAGAAGTCAAGTCCTTGGGCATAGAGAGTGATCTGCAGCCCCAGAAACACGTGGTTCAGAAAGCTTTTTACAATTGCCAG GTTGAAATTGAAAAGAAGTGGATTAGGCTTGATGGAGAAGACCCAGATAAGGCTGGCAACTGCCTAATGCAGTGA